The genomic window TCGACATGCAGGATACCGGCAGTGATGACCCGGGCGAAGATCCCCTCCCGGGGCATGATGCAATCCCCGGCCCGGGCATGGATCGCGCATTTGGAGTGACATTTTTTGCCGATCTGGGTGATCTCCAGTTCCACTTTTCCGGAGATGAGCCGGGTTCCCACGGGCAGGGCCGGCAGGTCCAGGCCGGCGGTGGTGATGTTTTCGGCAAAGGCCCCGGGCCCGAGGGCAAACCCCTTGGCATTCATCCGGTCAATGCTTTCCCGGGCAAGCAGGCTCACCTGGCGATGCCAGTTGCCGGCATGGGCGTCGCCCTCCATGCCGTGGTCCGGGCGCAACACGGCCATTGCCACCGGTTCTTTTTCCGTGCCCTTGTTTTTGCTGATGTTCAGCGAGATTATTTGTGCCATTTATTACGTTTCTACCGGTTTTTGTCCAGATTGTTTAACATTGCTGGTTATTCCTTGAGCAGGGCGGTGCTCAGATAACGTTCGCCGGTGTCCGGCAGGATGACCACGATCTGTTTGCCCTGGTTTTCCGGCCGGCCGGCCAGTTCCAGGGCGGCCCAGACCGCCGCGCCGGAGGAGATGCCGCAGAGAATCCCCTCCATCTCGGCAAGGTCCCGGGCTGTCTGAAATGCCTGGTCATTGGTCACCGGAATGATTTCATCGATGATCTTGGTGTTCAACACGGCGGGGATAAATCCGGCCCCGATTCCCTGGATCTTGTGCGGTCCCGGCGCGCCGCCGGCAAGCACCGGCGAATCCGCCGGTTCCACCGCCACTGCCTTGAACGTTGGCTTCCTCTCCTTGAGTACCTCGGTCACCCCGGTGATGGTGCCGCCGGTTCCCACCCCGGCGACAAAGATGTCCACCGCGCCGCCGGTGTCGGCCCAGACCTCCTCGGCCGTGGTCTGCCGGTGGATCTCCGGGTTGGCCGGGTTGGCGAACTGGTTGGGCATAAAGGAGTTGGGGTTATGGGCCATGATCTCCTCGGCCCTGGCAATGGCCCCTTTCATTCCCTCGCTGCCCGGGGTGAGTACCAGTTCGGCGCCCAGGTGCCTGAGCAGCTTGCGCCGTTCCAGGCTCATGGTTTCCGGCATGGTAAGAATCAGCCGGTAGCGCCTGGCCGC from Desulfobacterales bacterium includes these protein-coding regions:
- a CDS encoding MOSC domain-containing protein, whose amino-acid sequence is MAQIISLNISKNKGTEKEPVAMAVLRPDHGMEGDAHAGNWHRQVSLLARESIDRMNAKGFALGPGAFAENITTAGLDLPALPVGTRLISGKVELEITQIGKKCHSKCAIHARAGDCIMPREGIFARVITAGILHVDDTITIK
- the cysK gene encoding cysteine synthase A, whose translation is MSAIGSDITRIIGKTPLLRLNRIARKRGATILAKLESRNPLGSVKDRIGNAMIREAETRGQINSKTTIIEPTSGNTGIALAFVCAARRYRLILTMPETMSLERRKLLRHLGAELVLTPGSEGMKGAIARAEEIMAHNPNSFMPNQFANPANPEIHRQTTAEEVWADTGGAVDIFVAGVGTGGTITGVTEVLKERKPTFKAVAVEPADSPVLAGGAPGPHKIQGIGAGFIPAVLNTKIIDEIIPVTNDQAFQTARDLAEMEGILCGISSGAAVWAALELAGRPENQGKQIVVILPDTGERYLSTALLKE